One Cryptomeria japonica chromosome 9, Sugi_1.0, whole genome shotgun sequence genomic window carries:
- the LOC131040950 gene encoding uncharacterized protein LOC131040950 has product MLYGEALFGLMGKGEQERKGYTNIGSLVYTPKPSNDGSATKVVPASLRSSRPFRRHGEEDEPPQWLKQLELLKGLPGEGHNSDGDEFLCKAEQSNERGEVKDPDFCALQSSSEEMGMPAEHEHIEVDQCFQGKQEDGDEPEMQQPWKEMANMKMSMKERENMEVSRKEIENMEMSRRQYFAALIVAKKKPGEEPLALAAGLRLKLQSILAIHSFSSFDS; this is encoded by the exons ATGCTCTATGGTGAAGCTTTATTTGGGTTGATGGGAAAGGGGGAGCAGGAGAGGAAGGGCTATACAAACATTGGATCTCTGGTCTATACTCCCAAGCCATCCAACGATGGGTCCGCAACTAAG GTGGTACCTGCATCTCTGAGGTCTTCCAGGCCTTTCAGGAGGCATGGGGAAGAAGATGAACCACCTCAGTGGTTAAAGCAGTTGGAACTGCTAAAAGGACTGCCAGGAGAAGGCCATAATAGTGATGGAGATGAGTTCTTATGTAAGGCAGAGCAGAGCAATGAAAGGGGTGAGGTGAAGGACCCAGATTTTTGTGCCTTGCAGAGCAGCAGTGAAGAAATGGGTATGCCTGCAGAGCATGAACATATTGAAGTGGATCAATGTTTCCAAGGAAAACAG GAAGATGGTGATGAACCTGAGATGCAGCAGCCATGGAAGGAAATGGCAAACATGAAGATGTCAATGAAGGAAAGGGAAAACATGGAGGTGTCAAGGAAAGAAATAGAGAATATGGAAATGTCAAGGAGGCAGTATTTTGCAGCCTTAATAGTAGCCAAAAAGAAACCAGGGGAGGAACCATTGGCACTTGCAGCAGGGCTGAGGTTGAAGCTGCAGTCCATCTTGGCTATCCATTCTTTCTCAAGCTTTGACAGTTAA